In one Perca fluviatilis chromosome 7, GENO_Pfluv_1.0, whole genome shotgun sequence genomic region, the following are encoded:
- the LOC120562402 gene encoding angiogenin-like, with amino-acid sequence MKISIFAGVLLISAAVLSVDGQSWAKFEHKHINAGMTVVQCTQVIKDRKIVTPPTQVNPSNSCKSLNTFIIKGDVKAICAVGGGDPYGTNGMTISKATFPIVDCNLVKQNPPAVPYNCQYKGVARNNRRIIVRCEHGLPVHLHGSQ; translated from the coding sequence ATGAAGATCTCTATCTTTGCTGGTGTTCTGCTGATCTCTGCTGCCGTGCTCTCTGTGGACGGACAAAGTTGGGCTAAGTTTGAGCATAAGCATATCAATGCTGGGATGACTGTTGTCCAATGTACCCAGGTTATAAAAGATAGAAAAATCGTGACCCCACCCACCCAAGTGAACCCAAGCAACAGCTGCAAGAGTCTCAATACCTTCATCATCAAAGGGGATGTGAAAGCCATCTGTGCTGTAGGAGGAGGAGACCCATATGGCACCAACGGTATGACAATCAGCAAAGCTACTTTCCCAATTGTTGACTGTAACCTGGTGAAGCAGAATCCACCTGCTGTTCCCTACAACTGTCAGTACAAAGGAGTAGCTCGTAACAACAGAAGAATTATAGTCAGATGTGAACATGGTCTTCCTGTTCACTTACATGGAAGTCAGTAA